The following coding sequences lie in one Acidobacteriota bacterium genomic window:
- a CDS encoding HAD family hydrolase, translating to MTRAVFFDVDFTLIYPGPTLQGQGYEFFCARHGVRVDPSRFRAAVAYSAPILDEVKAHNYDAQLFVDYTRSIIEHMGGTGPATQDAARDIYEEWAECHHFFLYDDVEPVLRRLADAGLRIGLISNTQRPLDEFAAHFALGGLISAAVSSAEHGFLKPHRSIFDAALTALDVAPGDAVMVGDSVKHDIEGARRAGMRAVLVRRSGDGLSSPLQRSLGPGYEDVPVIQSLVELPDLVLSRPGSGSPRGVMSNG from the coding sequence ATGACGCGCGCGGTCTTCTTCGACGTCGACTTCACCCTGATCTACCCGGGGCCAACGCTCCAGGGCCAGGGCTACGAGTTCTTCTGCGCGCGGCACGGCGTGCGGGTGGATCCGTCGCGCTTCCGTGCGGCGGTCGCATATTCGGCGCCCATCCTCGACGAAGTCAAGGCACACAATTACGACGCGCAACTGTTCGTCGACTATACGCGGAGCATCATCGAACACATGGGAGGCACGGGCCCGGCCACGCAGGATGCGGCGCGTGACATCTACGAGGAATGGGCGGAGTGCCATCACTTCTTTCTGTACGACGACGTCGAGCCGGTGCTGAGGAGGTTGGCGGATGCGGGGCTCCGGATCGGCCTCATCTCGAACACCCAGCGACCGCTCGATGAATTCGCGGCGCACTTTGCGCTCGGAGGCCTCATTTCGGCGGCGGTGTCGTCAGCTGAGCACGGCTTCCTCAAGCCCCATCGATCCATCTTCGACGCGGCGTTGACCGCGCTTGATGTCGCCCCTGGCGACGCCGTGATGGTTGGCGACAGCGTGAAACACGACATCGAGGGCGCGCGCCGGGCCGGGATGCGCGCCGTGTTGGTTCGCCGATCGGGCGACGGCCTGTCAAGCCCTCTCCAGCGCTCGCTCGGTCCGGGCTACGAGGATGTGCCGGTGATCCAGTCGCTGGTGGAGTTGCCGGATCTCGTGCTGTCTCGACCCGGATCCGGATCCCCGCGTGGAGTGATGTCGAATGGCTGA